The DNA sequence CATGCTCCTGGCATTCATGAAGATTAACAttataccacagcaacaaaataaataaaataaacatacaatCATACAATCATCAACTAATCCTAAAtatgcagaaaacaaacaaaaccatacCATGTATAAATATCTTTTATGCTTTAGTCTCAAAAAGGTAACGTGGACACTACTTCTACACTTCATTTAagaagtgaaaacacacacctacTTCCTCTGATGTACTGACACAGAAGCATCAATCTGGCTTAAATGGGCTTTTAAAAGCCTGTCCACAAGAACTGCAgagcttcttttgtttttaaaggtgttgtATGTTTatggatgtttttaaatgctgccTGAGAGCTCATCTAAACTCTACTGTTGCACTGCAAACAATCTCATTATTTATAAACCCCAACATTATTCCTTTGGTTGCAAAGTTGCCTTAACCTTAAATGTAAACCTCAACAGAGCAACGTAAAGAGAGCTATACATTTTCATAGTTTCAATAATGTGTTATAAGTTGAAAGAATGGTGCTTAGTCTTCAGAGTTGTTAAAGAGACATTACGTCATTTCTGCCACTAGGGGGTCTTAAATTGCAAACAATAACGAGGTGATTGTGGATAATGAtgcatgtcaagtgtgaaatcagtgcagctcaggAAAACTGCCTGAACTAGCTTGAGTCTAGGTTAGAAAAAGCCAAGTCACGTTAGCTTACATCAACCGTTAGCTGACTTCCTACCACTTGCGCCGATGAATTGCACGGtcacctgaaataaaataacGGATGTCTCTATGATGGAAcagttttgaaacattttgaatcattGTGGTACACGACTCAGAAAAATAGTTTACAGCATCATGTTGTAACTAGACATTTTTATTACAAGTTACGCCTTCGATCTTCACGTCATCTGAATTCTTCTCCTCTTTGCGGAAGACATGTTCACCCGACCTCTTTCTCCAGGAAATGTTGAAATCACCTGTAACCCCCTGCTCTCTAATCTTCTCCTtaatctgaaaaagaaaaacgtgtgacaataaataaatgatggaattaaatttaaaaaaatacatataaacaTTACGTTAACATTCCTCGTTTTAAATCCAAATTAGTTTTTAGACGTTATTAAAAACTTTCCCTAGAATTCTCAAACGTTCCCGTTTTCTTTGAAGTGGCCAAATGTTTTTGAGTTAATCTCAGTTTTACAGCCTGACTTTCCAAATCCTTTAAATATACACCAAGTGGAAGACGGCAAAAGTCTGAATATTAGCAAAAtactagaaaaataaatactgtatattgcTTGCAAAAAACTCAGAAGTGAGTTTTACCATTTACCACTGACCAAAAGTATGATAATACAAATACAACATTGTGCGTATTGATAATTACCAGATTCAAGATGGCGTCCGTCACAGCAGGGTCATTCAGGTCGATTGTGGATTTCAGTGTTGTCATCTTAAAGatcatcatgtgtttttctAGTGACGACATAGATGTTAAATTATAGAAGATTAGCATAAATGTAATGGCAAATATTATAGAGCATAGGAATTACTTACTTGTGTGGCAGATGAAAGGAAGTTTGTATTTGCAGTACTTTTCAACCCACTCTCCGTTGTGGTTAGCATCAAACACGCTGGCACCACAGCTCTCTGTTAAATTTCTCGGGTGTCCATCTACCCAGTTTTGGAATTTGGAGTTGGCACCGCCTGACCACGAGCTCCAAGTGCGTCTGTAGAGGCCGATCCACACAAACTGTTCATCGCCTACCAACTGCTGGATCTCTGAGTTCTCTTGGTCGTTTCTCACACTTGCCAGAACTGTGTGGTTCGCCTTGCA is a window from the Labrus mixtus chromosome 23, fLabMix1.1, whole genome shotgun sequence genome containing:
- the LOC132958945 gene encoding L-selectin-like, whose product is MKRLIAAVGSGYEGNVWIGLHDPHWDWKWLLSDKSFYGNESNFRKWNTNPSSNATQGFVLINQELSWWRALLYCKANHTVLASVRNDQENSEIQQLVGDEQFVWIGLYRRTWSSWSGGANSKFQNWVDGHPRNLTESCGASVFDANHNGEWVEKYCKYKLPFICHTKKHMMIFKMTTLKSTIDLNDPAVTDAILNLIKEKIREQGVTGDFNISWRKRSGEHVFRKEEKNSDDVKIEGVTCNKNV